Proteins encoded in a region of the Acomys russatus chromosome 14, mAcoRus1.1, whole genome shotgun sequence genome:
- the Adpgk gene encoding ADP-dependent glucokinase isoform X1 — protein MALWRGSACAGFLALAVGCVFLLEPELPGSALRSLWSSLRLGPAPVPPGPLSPEGRLAAAWDALIVQPARRWRRVAVGVNACVDVVLSGVKLLQALGLSPGSGRDHAVLHSRSDLEEAFVHFMGKGAAAERFFSDKETFHDIAQAASDFPEAQHYVGGNAALIGQRFAANTDLKVLLCGPIGPKLHELLDDNVFVPPESLQEVDEFHLILEYLAGEEWGPFKAPHANRFIFSHDLSNGAMNMLEVFVSSLEEFQPDLVVLSGLHMMEGQSKEFQKKRLLEVLTSISDIPTGIPIHLELASMTNKELMSSIVHQQVFPAVTSLGLNEQELLFLSQSASGPHASLSSWDGVPDVGMVSDILFWILKEHGRSKSRSSDLTRIHFHTLVYHILATVDGHWANQLAAVAAGARVAGTQACATDTIDVSRVSLRAPQEFMTSHSESGSRVVLNPNKPVVEWHREGITFHFTPVLVCKDPVRTVGLGDAISAEGLFYSEAHLD, from the exons ATGGCGTTGTGGCGCGGCTCTGCGTGCGCCGGCTTCCTGGCGTTGGCCGTGGGCTGCGTCTTCCTGCTGGAGCCGGAGCTGCCGGGCTCGGCGCTGCGCTCGCTCTGGAGCTCGCTGCGGCTGGGGCCCGCGCCCGTGCCCCCGGGACCTCTGTCCCCCGAGGGCCGGCTGGCGGCCGCCTGGGACGCCCTCATCGTGCAGCCCGCCCGGCGTTGGCGCCGCGTGGCTGTGGG AGTCAATGCTTGTGTGGATGTGGTGCTGTCTGGTGTGAAGCTCCTGCAGGCACTCGGCCTCAGCCCTGGAAGTGGAAGAGATCATGCTGTTCTACACTCAAGAAGTGACCTGGAAGAAGCCTTTGTCCACTTCATGGGGAAGGGGGCCGCTGCTGAGCGCTTCTTCAGTGATAAGGAGACCTTCCATGACATCGCCCAGGCTGCATCAGACTTCCCAGAAGCCCAG CACTACGTAGGAGGAAATGCAGCTTTAATTGGACAGAGGTTTGCTGCCAACACAGACTTAAAG GTTCTTCTTTGTGGTCCAATTGGTCCAAAGCTGCATGAACTTCTTGATGACAATGTGTTTGTTCCACCAGAGTCACTGCAGGAAGTGGATGAGTTCCACCTTATTTTAGAGTACCTGGCAG GGGAGGAATGGGGCCCGTTTAAAGCTCCCCATGCCAACCGGTTCATCTTCTCTCACGACCTCTCCAACGGGGCCATGAATATGCTGGAGGTGTTTGTGTCTAGCCTGGAGGAGTTCCAGCCTGACCTGGTGGTCCTCTCTGGATTGCACATGATGGAGGGACAAAGCAAGGAGTTCCAGAAGAAGAGGCTCTTGGAG GTTCTGACCTCCATTTCTGACATCCCCACTGGTATTCCAATCCACCTAGAGCTGGCCAGTATGACCAACAAGGAGCTCATGAGCAGCATTGTGCATCAG CAGGTCTTTCCCGCAGTGACTTCTCTGGGGCTGAATGAACAGGAGCTGCTGTTTCTCAGCCAGTCGGCATCTGGgccccatgcttctctctcctcctgggaCGGTGTTCCTGATGTGGGCATGGTCAGTGATATCCTCTTCTGGATCTTGAAAGAACACGGGAGGAGTAAAAGCAGATCTTCAGATCTCACCAGGATCCATTTCCACACACTGGTCTACCACATCCTGGCAACCGTGGATGGACACTGGGCCAACCAGCTCGCAGCTGTAGCTGCAGGAGCTCGAGTGGCTGGGACACAAGCCTGCGCCACTGACACCATAGATGTCAGCCGAGTATCTCTAAGAGCACCTCAGGAGTTCATGACATCCCACTCGGAGTCTGGCTCCAGGGTTGTATTAAACCCAAATAAACCAGTGGTGGAGTGGCACAGGGAGGGAATAACCTTCCACTTCACACCCGTGTTGGTATGTAAAGACCCCGTTCGAACTGTGGGTCTTGGTGATGCCATTTCAGCTGAAGGCCTCTTTTATTCAGAAGCACACCTTGATTAA
- the Adpgk gene encoding ADP-dependent glucokinase isoform X2 — protein sequence MALWRGSACAGFLALAVGCVFLLEPELPGSALRSLWSSLRLGPAPVPPGPLSPEGRLAAAWDALIVQPARRWRRVAVGVNACVDVVLSGVKLLQALGLSPGSGRDHAVLHSRSDLEEAFVHFMGKGAAAERFFSDKETFHDIAQAASDFPEAQHYVGGNAALIGQRFAANTDLKVLLCGPIGPKLHELLDDNVFVPPESLQEVDEFHLILEYLAGEEWGPFKAPHANRFIFSHDLSNGAMNMLEVFVSSLEEFQPDLVVLSGLHMMEGQSKEFQKKRLLEVLTSISDIPTGIPIHLELASMTNKELMSSIVHQVFPAVTSLGLNEQELLFLSQSASGPHASLSSWDGVPDVGMVSDILFWILKEHGRSKSRSSDLTRIHFHTLVYHILATVDGHWANQLAAVAAGARVAGTQACATDTIDVSRVSLRAPQEFMTSHSESGSRVVLNPNKPVVEWHREGITFHFTPVLVCKDPVRTVGLGDAISAEGLFYSEAHLD from the exons ATGGCGTTGTGGCGCGGCTCTGCGTGCGCCGGCTTCCTGGCGTTGGCCGTGGGCTGCGTCTTCCTGCTGGAGCCGGAGCTGCCGGGCTCGGCGCTGCGCTCGCTCTGGAGCTCGCTGCGGCTGGGGCCCGCGCCCGTGCCCCCGGGACCTCTGTCCCCCGAGGGCCGGCTGGCGGCCGCCTGGGACGCCCTCATCGTGCAGCCCGCCCGGCGTTGGCGCCGCGTGGCTGTGGG AGTCAATGCTTGTGTGGATGTGGTGCTGTCTGGTGTGAAGCTCCTGCAGGCACTCGGCCTCAGCCCTGGAAGTGGAAGAGATCATGCTGTTCTACACTCAAGAAGTGACCTGGAAGAAGCCTTTGTCCACTTCATGGGGAAGGGGGCCGCTGCTGAGCGCTTCTTCAGTGATAAGGAGACCTTCCATGACATCGCCCAGGCTGCATCAGACTTCCCAGAAGCCCAG CACTACGTAGGAGGAAATGCAGCTTTAATTGGACAGAGGTTTGCTGCCAACACAGACTTAAAG GTTCTTCTTTGTGGTCCAATTGGTCCAAAGCTGCATGAACTTCTTGATGACAATGTGTTTGTTCCACCAGAGTCACTGCAGGAAGTGGATGAGTTCCACCTTATTTTAGAGTACCTGGCAG GGGAGGAATGGGGCCCGTTTAAAGCTCCCCATGCCAACCGGTTCATCTTCTCTCACGACCTCTCCAACGGGGCCATGAATATGCTGGAGGTGTTTGTGTCTAGCCTGGAGGAGTTCCAGCCTGACCTGGTGGTCCTCTCTGGATTGCACATGATGGAGGGACAAAGCAAGGAGTTCCAGAAGAAGAGGCTCTTGGAG GTTCTGACCTCCATTTCTGACATCCCCACTGGTATTCCAATCCACCTAGAGCTGGCCAGTATGACCAACAAGGAGCTCATGAGCAGCATTGTGCATCAG GTCTTTCCCGCAGTGACTTCTCTGGGGCTGAATGAACAGGAGCTGCTGTTTCTCAGCCAGTCGGCATCTGGgccccatgcttctctctcctcctgggaCGGTGTTCCTGATGTGGGCATGGTCAGTGATATCCTCTTCTGGATCTTGAAAGAACACGGGAGGAGTAAAAGCAGATCTTCAGATCTCACCAGGATCCATTTCCACACACTGGTCTACCACATCCTGGCAACCGTGGATGGACACTGGGCCAACCAGCTCGCAGCTGTAGCTGCAGGAGCTCGAGTGGCTGGGACACAAGCCTGCGCCACTGACACCATAGATGTCAGCCGAGTATCTCTAAGAGCACCTCAGGAGTTCATGACATCCCACTCGGAGTCTGGCTCCAGGGTTGTATTAAACCCAAATAAACCAGTGGTGGAGTGGCACAGGGAGGGAATAACCTTCCACTTCACACCCGTGTTGGTATGTAAAGACCCCGTTCGAACTGTGGGTCTTGGTGATGCCATTTCAGCTGAAGGCCTCTTTTATTCAGAAGCACACCTTGATTAA